The following DNA comes from Triticum aestivum cultivar Chinese Spring chromosome 3D, IWGSC CS RefSeq v2.1, whole genome shotgun sequence.
ATTATTCAGATGTGCTGCATGCTTGTTTTGTTGCTGAAATCGGTGTTATTTTCATTATTTCAGGCTGGGAATGATTGAAAAAGCGAGGAGGCACTTCACGCAAGCCAGGCATCTTCACGAGTCCGACCCTGCAGACTGGGAGAAGCTGCAGGATGTGGAGATGCATCTAGGAAGAAGCACGGATGCCAGGAAAATTGGAGATTGGAAGAGCGCGCTGAGGGAAGCGGATGCTGCAATTGCGGCCGGAGCCGACTCGTCCCAGTTGGTAAATTCATCATCCCTCGCTTGTGCCTTCTTTCTTTCAAGTGTTGGAAAATGGAAATGGTTTTACATTGTAGATTCTTGCTAGAATTTATACTGGTTTCTTTTTCACCCAGCTTCGTGCCTTGAGATCAGAAGCACTTCTCCGGCTCCACAAGTTAGAGGAGGCTGATTCGACTCTTACAAGCTTGCTGAAATTAGACAAGTCATTACTATCTTGGACGGCGGCGAAACTCTCGGGCATGCTAGTTGAGTCTTATGTACATATTGTGCGAGCCCAGGTTGACATGGCATTGGGAAGGTACATACGATCCTCCAACCCTGTAACAATGCTCGATTCTCTAGATTGCAGCAAAAGCAGATCATCACTGAAGTTGGGATTCATTTCTGCAGGTTTGATGCCGCTGTTGCAGCAGCTGAGAATGCCAGACTTATCGATCCTGGGAATGCGGAAGTTGGGATGATTCTAAATAATGTGAGGCTAGTTGCAAGAGCTCGAGCCCAAGGGAATGAACTCTTCAAGGCTGCCAAGTTTTCTGATGCTTCTATAGCCTATGGTGAAGGGCTCAAGTACGATCCTTCAAATCCAGTGCTCCACTGCAACCGAGCAGCTTGCTGGTGGAAGCTAGACCGTTGGGAGAAAGCCGTTGATGACTGTAACGAGGCGTTGAGAATACAGCCTACTTACACAAAGGCTCTCTTAAGGCGAGCAATGTCCTATTCCAAGGTAAGTGACCAGGCATTCTCATGTTTTTGACATCCCATTCCGTTTGCTGTTTTGTTGACCTCTTCCATTTTTATTAGCTCGAGCGTTGGGCTGATTGTGTGCGGGATTATGAGGTGCTCCGGAAAGAGCTTCCTGCCGATACTGAGGTTGCCGAAGCATTGTTCCATGCTCAAGTTGCCTTGAAGACAACTCGTGGTGAGGATGTATCAAACATGAAGTTTGGAGGAGAGGTTGAAATGGTAACCAGTGTAGAGCAACTATATGCTGCCACTCGTTCGCCTGGTGAGTTTTGCTCAAATAATACTTGTTTCCGTTACAGTTCCGATATCCGTAGGTCAGTTCTTGTGTGTATCTGTGTATTATCATGAAGAACGAGAACTGCCACATTGTTTATGTGTATAAAACTATAAAATTATTACTGACGCATCTGGATAGGTTTATAGTGTACTAGATTTGCCTGCATTACAGTTTTGCTTGCCTGTCGTTTCATCTTCAGGGGTATCTGTTGTCTACTTCATGTCGTCGGTGAATCAACAATGCATACAAATTACACCTGCGGTGGACTCTCTTTGCAGCGAATGCCCCTCAATGAATTTTCTGAAGGTAAAGCTACTTGATATATCACTCAATGAGTTACAACATTTTTGCAAGTCACTAACAGACAGGCCACATTGCAACCCCTCAACAGGTAAATGTTGAAGATAGCCCAACGGTGGCAAAGGCAGAGAACGTGCGGATAGTCCCTACATTCAAGATATACAAAGATGGGGCGAGAGTGAAGGAGATGATCTGCCCTACCTTGCATGTCCTGCGCTACTCAGTGAGACACTATGCGGTATCCAGTTCTTGAGAAGCTTTCGGTTGGTACATAGGGCTCCCCTTTCCTCTGCCAGCCAGTCTCTTGCTTTAGGTCCCAAATTTGCAAAAACACCAGCCTCCACAGCATTTCACCAGCTGCATAATAATTCCCCATTGAGCATCGAGCATAATGAGCCTCCCCCAGTTTTCTGCTTTCCACCCATCATTACCCATCCCATCCCTTGCCGTTGAGAACATATGATATTGCCGACCCCATTCAATTCTTACACCTTTCAGGCTCTTTGGCTCCCTGTATTTTGATACATTTTGCTTTACATCTTAGGCCGTAAACCAGCAGCGCCCGTGGAGGGCAATGTTTGTAATGTTGTTTAGTTTAGAATATcatagagggagagggggagggggttGCTGGTTGCGGTTTTCGTTACGTGTATATACCATATAGCAAAACATGAGAA
Coding sequences within:
- the LOC123078570 gene encoding TPR repeat-containing thioredoxin TTL1, whose product is MSEADRLRLRAAALALDGGAVRDKPDSKANVFADLGSPVSPLRARASMTTSSSSSSGSAKSPAQSNVGAVGAAGGRSHSGELAVESHPPRLPGHRRCGSGPLIFSGGSSSGGSGGGGGDRGSTASSPMTNALPAGNICPSGRVPGAAAAPPPPRSRPDVLGSGTGHYGHGSIMRGAVMGPARSSIDAPSFLGHSMRSPASSPVAPPSGGSLQEMTRLGNEWYKKGRHAEALRYYDRAVSLCPESAACRGNRAAALIGLGRLADALRDSEEAVRLDPASGRAHSRLAGLYLRLGMIEKARRHFTQARHLHESDPADWEKLQDVEMHLGRSTDARKIGDWKSALREADAAIAAGADSSQLLRALRSEALLRLHKLEEADSTLTSLLKLDKSLLSWTAAKLSGMLVESYVHIVRAQVDMALGRFDAAVAAAENARLIDPGNAEVGMILNNVRLVARARAQGNELFKAAKFSDASIAYGEGLKYDPSNPVLHCNRAACWWKLDRWEKAVDDCNEALRIQPTYTKALLRRAMSYSKLERWADCVRDYEVLRKELPADTEVAEALFHAQVALKTTRGEDVSNMKFGGEVEMVTSVEQLYAATRSPGVSVVYFMSSVNQQCIQITPAVDSLCSECPSMNFLKVNVEDSPTVAKAENVRIVPTFKIYKDGARVKEMICPTLHVLRYSVRHYAVSSS